One part of the Vitis riparia cultivar Riparia Gloire de Montpellier isolate 1030 chromosome 6, EGFV_Vit.rip_1.0, whole genome shotgun sequence genome encodes these proteins:
- the LOC117916344 gene encoding ruBisCO large subunit-binding protein subunit alpha, translated as MASANAISTASIIRSPKQESFRRRVNQQQGPKFNYRPSNNRFVVRASAKEIAFDQSSRAALQAGIDKLADAVGLTLGPRGRNVVLDEFGSPKVVNDGVTIARAIELADAMENAGAALIREVASKTNDSAGDGTTTASVLAREIIKLGLLSVTSGANPVSIKKGIDKTVHELVKELEKKARPVEGGDDIKAVASISAGNDEFIGSMIADAINKVGPDGVLSIESSSSFETTVDVEEGMEIDRGYISPQFVTNPEKLIAEFENARVLVTDQKISTIKDIIPLLEKTTQLRSPLLIVAEDVTGEALATLVVNKLRGILNVAAIKAPGFGERRKALLQDIAIMTGAEFQASDLGLLIENTSVEQLGLARKVTITKDSTTIIADAASKDEIQARIAQIKKELAETDSVYDTEKLAERIAKLSGGVAVIKVGAATETELEDRKLRIEDAKNATFAAIEEGIVPGGGAAFVHLSTYVPAIKDKLEDADERLGADIVQKALVAPASLIAHNAGVEGEVVVEKIKACEWAVGYNAMTDKYENLVEAGVIDPAKVARCALQNAASVAGMVLTTQAIVVEKAKPKAPVAAPPQGLTI; from the exons ATGGCTTCCGCCAATGCTATCTCCACAGCGTCAATTATCCGCTCTCCCAAACAG GAGAGCTTCAGAAGGAGGGTGAACCAACAACAAGGGCCGAAATTTAATTACAGGCCATCAAACAATCGGTTTGTGGTTCGTGCCTCCGCCAAGGAAATTGCATTTGACCAAAGTTCAAGGGCGGCGCTTCAGGCTGGCATTGATAAGCTTGCAGATGCCGTGGGGCTTACTCTTGGTCCTAGag GAAGGAATGTTGTCCTGGATGAATTCGGGAGCCCCAAGGTGGTGAATGATGGGGTAACAATTGCTCGAGCTATTGAGCTAGCTGATGCTATGGAAAATGCTGGTGCAGCTCTCATTAGAGAG GTTGCAAGTAAAACCAATGACTCTGCTGGTGATGGCACAACAACTGCCTCTGTTCTTGCCCGAGAAATAATCAAACTGGGCCTGTTGAGTGTTACCTCTGGTGCAAATCCAGTCTCCATAAAGAAGGGAATTGACAAAACAGTACATGAGTTAGTGAAGGAGCTGGAGAAGAAAGCCCGACCTGTTGAAGGCGGTGACGATATCAAAG CTGTTGCTTCTATATCTGCGGGAAACGATGAGTTCATTGGGTCCATGATTGCAGATGCAATTAATAAAGTTGGGCCTGATGGTGTTTTGTCCATTGAGTCATCATCCTCTTTTGAAACAACTGTTGATGTCGAAGAAGGAATGGAG ATTGACAGAGGATATATCTCCCCACAGTTTGTTACAAACCCTGAGAAACTGATTGCTGAATTTGAGAATGCAAGAGTGTTGGTCACAGATCAGAAGATCTCAACAATAAAGGACATAATTCCCCTGCTAGAGAAGACCACTCAGCTGAGATCTCCTCTGCTTATAGTTGCTGAGGATGTCACTGGAGAAGCTTTGGCTACTCTTGTTGTGAACAAGCTGCGGGGAATACTTAATGTTGCTGCCATCAAAGCCCCTGGTTTTGGTGAGAGGAGAAAGGCCCTCCTTCAAGATATTGCTATTATGACAG GAGCTGAGTTTCAAGCCAGTGATCTGGGTTTGCTTATTGAGAATACCTCAGTTGAGCAGCTTGGTTTGGCAAGGAAGGTGACCATTACCAAGGACTCAACCACCATCATTGCTGATGCTGCATCAAAGGATGAGATACAGGCTAGGATTGCTCAGATAAAAAAAGAGTTGGCTGAGACAGATTCCGTTTATGATACAGAAAAACTGGCTGAGAGAATTGCCAAATTGTCAGGTGGGGTTGCTGTTATAAAGGTGGGGGCTGCAACAGAAACAGAGCTTGAGGACCGTAAGCTTCGTATTGAGGATGCTAAGAATGCAACTTTTGCTGCCATAGAGGAAGGGATAGTGCCTGGTGGTGGTGCTGCATTCGTTCACCTGTCAACTTATGTCCCTGCAATTAAGGACAAGCTCGAAGATGCAGATGAACGTCTTGGTGCTGACATTGTGCAGAAG GCACTGGTGGCACCAGCATCATTGATAGCCCACAATGCTGGAGTTGAAGGAGAGGTGGTTGTAGAGAAGATAAAGGCTTGTGAATGGGCAGTCGGGTACAATGCAATGACAGACAAATACGAAAACCTGGTGGAGGCTGGAGTCATTGACCCTGCCAAGGTTGCCAGATGTGCTTTGCAGAACGCAGCATCGGTTGCAGGAATGGTTCTGACCACACAAGCCATTGTTGTGGAAAAGGCCAAGCCAAAGGCACCTGTGGCTGCTCCCCCACAAGGTCTTACCATATGA